TGCCAGACTCTGTAATCAAATTTACCAACGAATCTGGCTGGATAGCCGGTGCCAGGTACGGTTGAAGTAATGATAAATCCCTTAAATCTCTCTGTTGCATTAATAATGACTGCAAAGAACAGTTGTGCAGTAAAGTTGCAAATAGCAGCAGTACAGCTACAAACCTTCATATTTAGTCTTTCCACCTTCCACACAGTCTACAGGTGTATCGTCTCCTTGTTTAACCAGTGTAATTGCGGCCCTGTACTTTTCTTTGTCTAAATCTGGTACCGGTCCGTGACCTTCTCTTAACTTAAATCCTTTGTTATCTGCACTACAGACGGACTCGCGAGGTCCTCCTTTAGATTCACTGTGGCTGAGAGATAGCAGTAGGAAAAAGCTGAAGAGCTGCAACAAAGCCATCACGTTTCAGAGCTATATATCTTAGCACTGTTTTCAGAACCCCCCGCGTGCTTCTTTATAGCTACTGCTCCCCTGTGTAGGCGTGGCCACATGGTTACCTATCCTATGGCTTTGAAAATGTGCTTCACAGCATATTATGGTAAGGAATCGAATATACGGTTAATTTAAGAAGTGTTCCCGTAGAGACAGTGAACCTTGCAGTGCATTCAAGCAGTGTCAAAGGTCATCCATAGCTATAGCTGCAGTGGTTGCAATGTCAGTATTTCAGTGTCACATTTAAAGTGCACAAATAACTTGCTTAAAGTTGCATGCCTAATTGATCTACCAAATAAACCAGCAAACTTCATGAACGAAGGAAACACATGCAAAAGGACACAAATCAGCGAGGGAGATTAATTCAATTTTTTAATCATACTTAACGCTTGACATCAGCAGACCTGTATGCATGAAATCAACGTTATTAGCTACCAataaacttttaattttttataTAGGCAGGTGCTGTTTTGTGTGCATAGTTGTTAAATGTTTCAAGACATATGAGTTTTATTGTAATGATGCTGTTCTGCTTGTTCATAATGTTTCATCATTCGTTGATGCTTAGCTGATCTAGAGTGGCTGCTACTTTCATCCAGTGATCTTGCTGAATGACTACTACCTAATCCAGCACGGCTGTCTCTAACCTCATTACTAACCTGTAAGCAAAAGTATGATATAATGGTATTTGATAAACATATGCTGTTTACAGGTTCCACAATTCCAGTGTTACTCTTGCCGAGCCCTTGTCCTGATGTCCAGCCAAGTTTTTCCAACATTTTCCTTCCCTTATTGCTAGAGTCAATCGGTCTATACAAAGAGAGTCAACTAAGTCTGAAATCCAAACTGTGTTAACCTTGACACTGATGAAGGTGCAGCATCTGGACCATCGTCCTTTAAGATGTCACTACCAATAGTTGCTCTTCTGTTGATAAAAAAACAATAGAACAATACTAGTCAGTGGTTTACTTTAAAAAAACACAATTAACTTCAAATTAACCTAATATTAACAAGTAACTAAATAAGGTACTAAACTTTGAGCCAAAAACTACACATAGGTGAGAAACATGTGTGACCTCCAAGCATGGGCTGTTCATGAATTGTTGCCAAAGGTTAAAGCTCAAAATAACCTCCATACTGTACAAGAGATGGGACGACATAACCTCCATACTGTACAAGAGATGGGACGACATAACCATGACACTTCTAACTCCAAGAGTCCAACAAATTTATTGACATACCTCAACGCTGCTCTGTCTACATATGAGCTCTCTCTATGTGGATCACTGCCAGCACTGTTGCCCTagagaaacaataaaaaaaCAAAGTAATTATAGCTAACTGACCATCCAATTTACAGAAGGCAAAACAATGAATTTATTGCACCTTTTAGCAAGGTCCAGTAATTACATTAGCAGTATAAGAGCAGTAATCACAACAATGTTTCATCAGGCATTTGGGTATGATGTAAAACACATTAACAATATTCATAGTAGCTTTAAATGAGAAATAAAGTGATTACATTAAACTGTTTATAACTAACTTTTATAAGACCATATTTTTTCTTTAACCGCTGTAATTCATTTCTCCTTTGTCCAGCAATTGATCTCTTGCTTGAGGCTATAGGTGACATACATGGAATGATTACGGTAGGTCTATAAAAGTTCATACAATAAATCTGTTCACTGCAGTTGATCATCGGAGATTGTTGCAACAAGCCTGGCTCACACTGTTCACAGGTTTCTGTCCCTACATGGAAGTGGACCACAAAAGTTGTAGCTCCAAGTCTGAGATGATCACCATGCGACAAAGGCTGTGGTTTACTCTTCTCTTTAGGCTAATACAAGCATTCAATGTATGTTGAATTAACATTGAGCACATACCTCACTTAGCATGTTCTCATTGAGATGAGTACCATTACGACTACCCAAGTCAGTGATAAAAAACAAATCCTCGTCATTATCAAATGTTATCTCAGCATGCACCTACCAATACACTCACAAGGTTAtacatacaattataattaACATGTTTACTTTGCTGACTTCTAATTCAGGGATTTGAATGCTGCGAGGATCACTGACTTCTCTGCAAGTAAACACACAACAGTGTGTGATGACTAAAACGTAATTGTCAAACATTATAGGCCTATGAATACTAAAGCAAGAGACACAATTCCCAGCAATTGCCTGTTAACATCAAGGGGATAAAAGAGATAAACACAGATTAATAAAGTGGCTAGGTCATCTTGAAAACCTCCATCATAGGAACAAGGGCATATGTTGGCTTCCTGTATTGAGTGACAAACACTAAACTGATTACAAGAGAGCCTAGAACACAATCCTTCTGTTAGCATGACAACTGACAGTAAACTAACAATACATGTACACCAGTGATGGAAGTATGATTATTATTGGGAAGTAAGCATGGATTCCTAATAAAATCATCCCATTTATATAATTTCTGTACTAAATTTGTTATATCTGAATGTAAACATAAATTaaaatgatttataaattgtaCTTAATTGTAAATATAAACCTTCCAAGCTGTAGCCCTTCTTTAGTAACAACATATAAACATCCAGGTTGTAGTTTGTGTGATTCTTTCACTATCAGCCTGATGCAACGGTCCCACTGACTTTCTGGAGGAGCAGCTACGCCCACAGTATCTAAATACACAAACTAAGTCATACATTGTACAcaaagaaatttttaaaaacttacCTTCAGTGCCACTCATTTCAGCCAAACAGTGTATCTTATACTGACCTTCTTCAGAGTCATAATAAAAATAAGCCCCAAACTGGGGATTGTAATAAAGTTGACTCTCCTAGTGTAAGGCATAAAATCAAATCAACTGTGTACAAATCATATCGCCAAAATTGCTGATTGCTGGTAAATAGATACCCGTCACAATGACAACCACCCAATAGGACAATACCAGATTAAATACCCATCGACAGCCAATTTGCCTGGCCTATTATGATGTGGGTGAAGtgtaaacacatgtacacaagtaATTGTATAGCATAGCCATTAGATCAGCAATATGCTTTTAAGTGCCATATTTGTCCGAGTACAGGTCCATAAAAACTGG
The Dysidea avara chromosome 7, odDysAvar1.4, whole genome shotgun sequence genome window above contains:
- the LOC136261974 gene encoding angiogenic factor with G patch and FHA domains 1-like isoform X1, with product MDEEPSESRDVQESLQEVKVELARKRLRLLQEEVTELKVQINSYKEDGEVVDLTKDEEDDTIKDPDYEKVVLYRHKTTGYYYDPNTGQFHTLISHQTSQVGQASQTSSQASIQAGQTNQGVIADTSGENKDENSTQKLLDSIAEVSDKASQQCGFVYDADSGLYYDVQSGMYYDQESQLYYNPQFGAYFYYDSEEGQYKIHCLAEMSGTEDTVGVAAPPESQWDRCIRLIVKESHKLQPGCLYVVTKEGLQLGREVSDPRSIQIPELEVSKVHAEITFDNDEDLFFITDLGSRNGTHLNENMLSEPKEKSKPQPLSHGDHLRLGATTFVVHFHVGTETCEQCEPGLLQQSPMINCSEQIYSSSKRSIAGQRRNELQRLKKKYGLIKGNSAGSDPHRESSYVDRAALRRATIGSDILKDDGPDAAPSSVSRPIDSSNKGRKMLEKLGWTSGQGLGKSNTGIVEPVSNEVRDSRAGLGSSHSARSLDESSSHSRSAKHQRMMKHYEQAEQHHYNKTHMS
- the LOC136261974 gene encoding angiogenic factor with G patch and FHA domains 1-like isoform X3; translation: MLQSKLMMESFEWCSVNIILSVVLCVIADTSGENKDENSTQKLLDSIAEVSDKASQQCGFVYDADSGLYYDVQSGMYYDQESQLYYNPQFGAYFYYDSEEGQYKIHCLAEMSGTEDTVGVAAPPESQWDRCIRLIVKESHKLQPGCLYVVTKEGLQLGREVSDPRSIQIPELEVSKVHAEITFDNDEDLFFITDLGSRNGTHLNENMLSEPKEKSKPQPLSHGDHLRLGATTFVVHFHVGTETCEQCEPGLLQQSPMINCSEQIYSSSKRSIAGQRRNELQRLKKKYGLIKGNSAGSDPHRESSYVDRAALRRATIGSDILKDDGPDAAPSSVSRPIDSSNKGRKMLEKLGWTSGQGLGKSNTGIVEPVSNEVRDSRAGLGSSHSARSLDESSSHSRSAKHQRMMKHYEQAEQHHYNKTHMS
- the LOC136261974 gene encoding angiogenic factor with G patch and FHA domains 1-like isoform X2 yields the protein MDEEPSESRDVQESLQEVKVELARKRLRLLQEEVTELKVQINSYKEDGEVVDLTKDEEDDTIKDPDYEKVVLYRHKTTGYYYDPNTGQFHTLISHQTSQVGQASQTSSQASIQAGQTNQGVIADTSGENKDENSTQKLLDSIAEVSDKASQQCGFVYDADSGLYYDVQSGMYYDQESQLYYNPQFGAYFYYDSEEGQYKIHCLAEMSGTEDTVGVAAPPESQWDRCIRLIVKESHKLQPGCLYVVTKEGLQLGREVSDPRSIQIPELEVSKVHAEITFDNDEDLFFITDLGSRNGTHLNENMLSEPKEKSKPQPLSHGDHLRLGATTFVVHFHVGTETCEQCEPGLLQQSPMINCSEQIYSSSKRSIAGQRRNELQRLKKKYGLIKGNSAGSDPHRESSYVDRAALRYVNKFVGLLELEVSWLCRPISCTVWRLF